The Solibacillus sp. FSL R7-0682 genome includes a window with the following:
- a CDS encoding ABC transporter ATP-binding protein, translated as MIVTIQKAGYSTNEPCVEEIQFEVKNGEILGLIGGNGAGKSTTIQAILQVLPYFEGEIELSDYGYVPERPLLYEHFTLREHIQFLIDEQPNKQLWDDAQKLLTLFQINNRLDDLPIYFSKGMQQKVMLVLAFLIDRPFYILDEPFMGLDPRAMRELLVMIEERKNQGAGILLCTHQLEMAERICDRFLLLDDGKMQAQGTLKHLQQLVQKEISLLDVFYELQGGQ; from the coding sequence GTGATCGTTACTATACAAAAAGCAGGCTATTCAACAAATGAGCCGTGCGTTGAGGAAATTCAATTTGAAGTAAAAAATGGCGAAATCCTTGGACTCATTGGTGGAAATGGGGCTGGAAAAAGTACGACAATTCAAGCGATTTTACAAGTGTTACCGTATTTTGAAGGTGAAATCGAATTATCAGATTATGGCTATGTGCCGGAGCGCCCTCTTTTATACGAGCACTTTACTTTACGTGAGCATATTCAATTTCTAATCGATGAGCAGCCGAATAAACAATTATGGGATGATGCACAAAAGCTGTTAACATTATTCCAAATTAATAATCGACTTGATGATTTACCGATTTATTTTTCAAAAGGTATGCAACAAAAGGTAATGCTTGTCTTAGCTTTCCTTATAGATCGTCCTTTCTATATTTTAGATGAACCATTTATGGGACTTGATCCTCGTGCTATGCGCGAATTATTAGTCATGATAGAGGAGAGGAAAAATCAAGGTGCAGGTATTTTACTATGTACCCACCAACTAGAAATGGCTGAACGAATTTGTGATCGTTTTCTTTTATTAGATGACGGTAAAATGCAAGCACAAGGCACTTTAAAGCATCTTCAGCAGCTTGTTCAAAAGGAAATTTCCTTACTTGATGTCTTTTACGAACTACAAGGTGGACAATGA